Below is a window of Nitrospira sp. DNA.
GGGCCTGTAGCAGCGGGGTGCTGTAGATCGCCAGGAACATCTGTTCGAGACTGCGATCCCGCAGATCGCGCCAGCCGTCGAGCGCCGCGATGATCCCCTCTGAGAATCTGGTCTGGGCCTGGAGCAAGGGATTGTCGGGTGAGGCCGGCCGGCGTTGTTTCCGGACCTGTTCGGCGAGTTGGGCGACGTGACGCATGACAGGGTTACGATTTGAAAACAGCTCGAAGGGCAGCTCGGAGGGATTGAGTGTATGGAGCCATTGGGCGGTCTGCTCGTTCGCGAACGTCCGAACAAACGGTTGCAGCATGGTGCGGTACAGGCCGAGATTGATCTGCGACAGGCGCCGCACGGTCGCGAACCGGCGCTCATCCTCTGGGTCGGGTGAGACAATGGCCCGGATGTCATTCAGGCTGCGTCGCTCGAAACGGACGATCCAGTCGCTCCCGACCAGTTCCGGATGGGCCGAGTCCTCGGTCTTGCGGGTCATCACCGCCTCGTACAGGCCGGGGGGCAGCACGTCGATCAAATCGATATTGGAAGCGAATTCTTCGTGCTCCTTGCGGGCCACGCCGCCGGAAACGAAGATGCCGAGATGGCCGACGCTCTCGTGGACGGCATAGACGATGGTCTGGCCCTGGGCGAGAATATCCTCGTCCTTCTGATACAGGTCGCAGATCCAGCCGAGGGCCTGCGGCGGCGGAGTGATGTTGTCCCCCTTGGAGCAGAAACAGACGATGGGCGAACGGATATTCCGCAGGTCGATCCTCATCCCATCACTGGTGACGAGTTCAGCGGTCGCCAGCCTGTTACCAATGAACAGTTGATCGACGATCCATTGTATTTCCTCGGCGGTGAGGTTGACGTGGCCGCCCCACCATTTTTCGAATTCCAAGAAGCGCGCTCCCTCTGTGTCGACCTTGGCCCAGACGTTGTAATTTTTCGTCCAGAGAGTGTTGGCGGGGTTGAGGTTTTCGAAGTTGATGACGATATTCGCGCCGTCGAATTTGCCGGCGCCGAGGTCGCTGGTCAGCGCGGTCAGCCAGCTCCCGCCCATGAGTCCGCCTGTATATCGCATCGGGTTCCGGCCCACGGTTCCGGCCCAGTAGGACAGAGGCGAGCCGGCGATGATGATCGGCCCGAACAGCTCAGGTCGCGTCGCGGCCAGCATCATCACCGCCCAACCGGCCTGGCAGTTGCCGATGACGCAGGGCTTGCCGTCTGCATCTGGGTGGAGAGCGATCACCTTCTCCAAGAACATCGCTTCGGCGCGCATGATGTCTTCGATGGTTTGACCCGGCATCGGCTCGGGAGAGAAGCCGACGAAGTAGCAAGGATGACCGGCACGCATCGCCACGCCCAGTTCGCTCTCGGCCTTGAACCCCCCGATGCCGGGCCCATGTCCGGCGCGCGGGTCCACGACCACGAACGGGCGTTTCTTTTGGTCGATGACTACCCCTTCCGGCGGCTTGATCCTCACCAGCCCATAATTGACCGGCCGGTCGAAGGTCCGTCCGTCCAGCACCGTTTCGTGGCCGAAAATGAGCACGTGCGGGACCGCCTTCGCTTTCTGCTCATAGTATTGGTCGCTGCGCTGCCGCAGCACATCCCAGAACAGGATCGTGCGCTGCCAGGCGTCCACCCAATAGTCCCAGGCGGTCAGCCAAGGGTTGGGCATGGCCGAGAATGGAGGATCGAGCGGCTTCCGATCGGATACGCCCTGGGTCTGAGTCTTTGTCTGGTGACGGTCACTGGAGACTTCGGATCGCTTGCGGCCGTCTGTCGGCGTCTGGGTCTGCATAATCGTCCTCTCTTTCTTCCCTAACAGGCTGCGGAAAAACTAGATTTCCGCGCTTCGACATGCTCAGCACGAACGAAAAACCTCAGCAAATTCAATGACCGCTCCGTTGGTCCTGAGGCTCTCGAAGGATGAACGGAGGGTTTTTCCGCAGCCTGCTAAGCCACATAGCCAGGATGTTTCATCCGGCAGAGCCGTAAGGGGGTATCATATACATAGGACGGCTGTCCAGACAGATCCGCCCTCTCTTTTTCGCGCCAACAACCGGTGCAGGATGAGGAGTTGTGCCGTTCTTGTGCGAGGCTTCACGCGAGCAGCAAGCATATTACAGAGTTCCCGGTCTGGCACAGCCGTCGGGCGAGACGGCGTAGGAGTTCAAGAGCCCGTAATGATCGGACGCTGGGAGTCCGGCCTCGTCCGTCTCCAGCCCGAACATCGATTGTGTCAGACAGTAGCCGGGGAGAAAGGAGTCCTCGATCAAGTAGTCGATCTGTCTTGGACGTTGCATCTCGGTCCGGTACGCGCGAGTGATCTCGGCCTGCAGGTCGTCGCCCTCGCCCTTGATCATACCAGTCAGAAGGGACGGAAGCGGTGAGGTCATGGCGTCCGGTATCAGCCGGTTCCTGGGGGGATCGGCGGTATAAAAACCGGCATTCTGCCCGTTCACACGAGTCGTATCGACATACCGGAGAAGCTGAAGCTCCTCGTATTCTGGGTCATCCGACTCGAAATTCAAGTCTCCGCCGAAGAGAATACCAGCGTAATCCTCATCACGCTTGAGCTTCTGCAACGTGCGGCTCAACCGGTCGATTTCTCCGATCCGCCGCAGCCGAGACTGCTCGACGCTCCACCGCAACGACCGGTACTTGGAAAGCTTGCCTTGCGAATGCAAGGAGGCTAAATAGGCCAAAAATGACCGGCCCGTTTCAAAGCCCGAATGCAGGTGGGTTGTGGCGACCAGATGCCTCCGGCTGCTTCCCGGGATCGTGATCTCTGCGATGAGCGCATAGCGCAACTCTTCGAGTTGGAAGCCACGATCCGTGTGACACTCGCCTTTTTCACCGCTTAGTTTCAGCCCTGCGAGTTTGCGGAGCTGGAGCGGCTTCTTTGCCAGGATGACCAGCCCGTTGTTCAGATCGGCGAACAGCGCCCGTTTCTCGGCGGTGCGGATTCCGCATGCATCCACCTGGTGCACCTCATCATAGGCCAATCCCAGTTCCTCGAGGGCACCGACGTACGCCTCCGATCGGAGGGGCAAGGGATTGACTTCCTGCAGAAACGCGATATCGGGTTGCACTCTGGCCAGTTGAGCGATCAGCAAACGGAATCTGGTCTCGTTCTGCTCCGGCGTTTCTCCTGGAGCGACTCCGAATGTCCCGGTCAGCAATCCGTGCAAGGCGTTGTAGGTGAGGACCTTAAACGTCTTCGGCATCCGTTCCGAGGCTTCGGCGATGGGGGACTGCTGATCCGGAGGGCCCCCTGTTCGGCAGGACAGCGACACAAGGCTCAGCGCGACGACCGCAATCATGAGGAACAGCCTCGTCATGGATCCTCTCCCGCTCTGTCCAAGGTGTTGCGTATGCGGGCCGAATACCAATGGTGGAGGGTCTGCGGATGGGCAAGAATGTCATCCGAGCGCATCGCCGAGCCATAATAGGCCTCATTGGCGGATGCATCGGACATCGCAATGAGGCCTTGGAGGGTCACGCCGGCATAGGCGCCTCCGGCCTTGGCAAAGGATACGATTCCATGGCGCAGGGTCGGTGTCGTCGCCGCCTTTGCTGAGGCGCCCACGGGACCGATCGCCAAGGCCGCGCCCGGTCCGAAGACGAACCGCCCTCGCAGGAACGAGTCGGTCTCGGGGCGGCCCATAATGAGGGCGACGACTTCCGTACGAGCTATTCCTATTTGGAGACCGGCGCTCACTCCCATCAAACTGAAGAACGCCGGATCGCCCCATTGCCCAGTCTGTTCGTCCTTCACCAGCAAGATCCCCTCTCCTTTGGCCACTCCGGCCAAGTATCCGATTCGAACGATAGCCGGAGCAATGAAGATGGCCTTGGCTTCCTGCAGATTCCGTCGAAGCCAGCTCATGTCCGGATGGGCGAGCATTCGCGCGACGATCAGCCGTGCATTGTCGACGATTTCCTGAGCGTCGCTGACATCCATGGCCTTCCCGGTCGTCGGAGACAGCATCAACATCATGGCAGCAAAGAAGGCCGAAAGAATCGGGCGGGATCTGTTGTTGTGGATGTTGCGTGATAAGCGGCGAAGCACCGCTGCTCGCGCGGCGAGACGAGGGACGATCATGCGGAAGGCGTCTCTAGCCCGGTCATGTTTTCACATCAGGCTGTCCGTCAACGCCGGACGCCGGATCGGCGGCCGGCGCTCAAATGCTTTGCCACACCCAACAGGCTGCGGAAAAACTCGATTTGCGTGCTTCGCCATGCTCAGCATTAACGGAAAACCTCATCAAATTCAACGAACGCTCCGTTCGTCCTGAGGCTCTCGAAGGATGACCGGATGATTTTTCCGCAGCCTCCCAATCGAGGTACGTTCTTCTCTTGGGACCTGACGAACCTTTTTCGAAGTGTCTTTAATAAACCAGCGGGATCCGCTTGGCAAGCTCACCCTTCAAGATCGACCTGATTTTTGTTTCAATCTGCATGTATCTGGCCGCTTTGGTGGCGGGCAACACTGTCGCAACCTTATCGGCATAAATATGTTTCAGATCGACTTCTCCCTTTTCGATCGCCAGCACCTCATCGAGCAGTGCCGTGGCCTGATCGTCCGGAACGGCTCCCTTGTTGATGAGATTCGCGTAATCGGTAATCGTCTTTCCGAGCCGCTCGTTGATCTGCATCAATTCGCCCTGATAGGAATCATAGAGAGGCCAGAACACCTTGGATTCCACATCAGTCAGCTCCATGTTGGAGGCCACTAGCAGTTTCTTGTCGGCCTTGATCTTATCCAGCAAGATCTGAGCATTCTGCTCGTTCGTCATCGACGCCGGGGCCTGGCGGGAAGTCGATCCGGCCGCAGCCTGGGAAGGGCCGGCGGCGGGCTTTGAAGCGGTCTCCTGTGACGCGCATCCAGCCATGATGAAAAGGCCGAAGACAATCGAACTGACTCGTCGCGCTGATTTCATGGTCATTCTCCTTATGGTTCAATACTTGTTCCGCTGGTCCGCACGGTTTCCTATCCGCTAGTAAATCAACGGAATCTGCTGAGCCATTTCTGCCTTGAGCAGCGCCCGGATCTTGTTCTCGATCTGGATATAACGCGCCGCTTTTGCCGGCGACATGACGGCCGCAATTTTCTTCGCGTAGGCGCTCTTCAGATCGACCTCCGCTTCTTCCGTCGCCAGAAAGTCATGCATGAGTTTCGTTGACGTGTCGTTGGGAACCGGTCCCTTATTGAAGGCATCGGCGTACTCTTTGATGACACTTATCAATCGATGATTGATCTGATCCAATTCCTTCTGATAGGCGTCGTACTGAGGCCAGAACACCTTGTTTTCCGCATCGGTCAGCGCCATATTCTCTGCGACCAGCAGCTTCTTGTCTGCCTTGATCTTTTGCATCAGAATCTTCTGGTTGGCGTCCGAGGTACCTTGAGCCTGCGAGACCGAGGCCACAAGGAACAGACTTAGCGCCGCCATAAGGGTGATGGTCGTCAATGACTTCATGGGTACGATCTCCTTTGCCTTATAGAATGAGAAGGTTGTTGGTCCCGTGGTCAGATGCCGATGCCGGCTCATGTTGAGCAGGGTGAACGGCGGGCCGACCCACGGCATCGGCGCCACAAGCTGTATCAGATTTGACGACGGAGGGGACCTATCGAAACTGAGAGGTCTGGCCGGTCAAATGATGACTCGTTCCTACGCCCTTTCGTGATCTTGCCCACTAATGAGTCCCACAAGAACATTGCCCGTGAACAGGGTCGCAACCGCAAAAACGCTCAGAAATATAGTGGGAACCTCCTCGTCCTGTCAACCCATCATTCCTCCTTGATCGGAATTCCTCCTAGATCCAATCCTCGATTGCCGGCTATGGTTTCCCACGAGAGTAGTGAGGCGATCCCTCAGGAGGATAGTCGAGCGATCCTTTGAGCCCGGCGATCGTCTCTTCCGGAAAGTCCGGAAGGTACAAAGCTCGTTGCGCTTTCCACTCCTCGACTTCGGTTTCGATCGCCTGCACCCGCTGCTCGTCGAGCGGCTTCCCCGGGAACGCGTACTCGATTTGAGTGGGGACTCCGAATCCGGTCCCAGCCGCCGCGACGAGCTCCATGACCCGGAGATTCAGATCGCTGGCGATGTCGTAAAATTCGGCGTAACCAGCCGCTTGGACGTACGCGAAGATCTCCAGATCGAGAGAGTGTTCCGCAAACCCCTTGAACCGCACATGCAGAGGGTCGGCCAAGACTTTCGGATGGCCGTAGAGCATCCGTCGAACCTCAACCATCAGGTACCGAATCTGGTCCGGCGTCGTCTCATAGCGAAGTCTGAGCCTCGGGTGATACCAGAAGCGGTCGCGTTTCGAGAGGTTGTGCACCTGCATGCCGAGAAACTCCGAATTGGCGATCTTGAGGACGGTTCGTTCGAACGTGCGAATGCGGGTGGCACGAAGCCCGATCTCTTCTACGGTCCCCACGGTTGTGCCGAAGCGGCACAGATCCCCGACCTGGACGGGCTGTGTGGCCATCAGCGTAAAGGCCCCAAGGAAATTTTCGAGGGTCTTCTGCGAAGCCAGCGCGATCGCCAGCCCGCTGATCGTGAGCCCCGCCAACTCAAGCGTGGCCACGCTGAATCCCATGTACTCGAGCCAGAGAAACGACACGATGATAAGCATCAGCATCTTGAGCACTCTGACCACAGGCTTGAAGTGCAACAATCCGACTCCAAAGCCTTGCCCATCAGGCTTCGCTTGGCCACGCGCTGCGACCAGATCCACCGTCCGCGCCAGAAGCCATGCCAACGCGATGAATAGGACGATTCTTGCCTCTCTCAGCACGTGCAAGGCGATCGACTGCCCCAGCAGGTCCGTGCACCAATGTATTAGGATGGCCCAGATGAGGAGCCGCACCGGCCCCGTAAACAATCGTTCGAACTCCCCACCAACCTCTCCATGGAATCGCCGGATGATGACGGCCATGCCCCACGTGATCAACATCGCCGCCGGATAGAGCAACAAGCCGAGGCAACCCAGCATGATCCACAGCCAGAGGTGAATGCCGAGGATGGAGACATCGAACAACCAAGTTGGAAGCATCCCCTCGAGCCATCCATAGCCGAACTCCCGGTACAGTTCGGGAATTTCCGCGACCGTCACGCCGGCGAATTTCCAGATCGGCGCTCCGCCGTCTGGCGTTACCCGCTGCAGGAAGATGTCGAATACTCTGTCACCCACCGAGATGGTTCCGATCCGGTCGTAGGCCGGGTGAAGATGGTCGTCTTGGTCGCCCTGCGGTTCGTCGCTCAATTGGTCCGGGTCGATCCAGAGCGCTCGGTCGAGCACGATTCTGAATTGCCGCGCGAGCTTGGGCCCTTGCGTTGTCGCCTCCTCGGCGGCCGGCTTGCTCAGGTCCAGGTACTCGGCCGCCAGCGCATAGTTGCGTCCCCCCGTTGCCGCCAGGAATCGACGAACAGTGGATCTTGGAACCTGCCTGCCCAGCCGGTCATCGGAGAGTCCAGGCTGCACGCGGTCGGATAGCGCTTGTCCAGGGGATTGGCTTTCGTTGGTCCTTTTCGAGATCAGCTCTTTCAAGGACGGTTGTGATGGATTGGTCTTAGCCGACGAGGGTGACGCCCACAGCACGCCGAGCAGGACCATCATGGTTCCGGTCATCATGGCGAGCCGTCGAGTCAGCAGTTGGCTGGGCATAGTTATTCCTCCTGGTCTGCCTCTCTGAGAGGTGGTGATGTGTTCAAGGTGAAAGATAGGCTCAGGTCATCGACATTGAGCAGTCCGACTTGGGCAACTGGTCCAGCTCCCATGCTGGTCGCTCGGT
It encodes the following:
- a CDS encoding DUF3141 domain-containing protein; amino-acid sequence: MQTQTPTDGRKRSEVSSDRHQTKTQTQGVSDRKPLDPPFSAMPNPWLTAWDYWVDAWQRTILFWDVLRQRSDQYYEQKAKAVPHVLIFGHETVLDGRTFDRPVNYGLVRIKPPEGVVIDQKKRPFVVVDPRAGHGPGIGGFKAESELGVAMRAGHPCYFVGFSPEPMPGQTIEDIMRAEAMFLEKVIALHPDADGKPCVIGNCQAGWAVMMLAATRPELFGPIIIAGSPLSYWAGTVGRNPMRYTGGLMGGSWLTALTSDLGAGKFDGANIVINFENLNPANTLWTKNYNVWAKVDTEGARFLEFEKWWGGHVNLTAEEIQWIVDQLFIGNRLATAELVTSDGMRIDLRNIRSPIVCFCSKGDNITPPPQALGWICDLYQKDEDILAQGQTIVYAVHESVGHLGIFVSGGVARKEHEEFASNIDLIDVLPPGLYEAVMTRKTEDSAHPELVGSDWIVRFERRSLNDIRAIVSPDPEDERRFATVRRLSQINLGLYRTMLQPFVRTFANEQTAQWLHTLNPSELPFELFSNRNPVMRHVAQLAEQVRKQRRPASPDNPLLQAQTRFSEGIIAALDGWRDLRDRSLEQMFLAIYSTPLLQALVGLSASDESPRRRPGIEPERTAFIQARIAELKARVAEGGWREAAFRGMLYIGMAGPGVEERAFNQLRQMRAKQGGLTLEEFKRVLREQFLALVLDQDGAVDAIPKMLHDDPDGRTTALAAIRAVASATGEMSGERAARLARIEAMLREPAPKS
- a CDS encoding endonuclease/exonuclease/phosphatase family protein, giving the protein MTRLFLMIAVVALSLVSLSCRTGGPPDQQSPIAEASERMPKTFKVLTYNALHGLLTGTFGVAPGETPEQNETRFRLLIAQLARVQPDIAFLQEVNPLPLRSEAYVGALEELGLAYDEVHQVDACGIRTAEKRALFADLNNGLVILAKKPLQLRKLAGLKLSGEKGECHTDRGFQLEELRYALIAEITIPGSSRRHLVATTHLHSGFETGRSFLAYLASLHSQGKLSKYRSLRWSVEQSRLRRIGEIDRLSRTLQKLKRDEDYAGILFGGDLNFESDDPEYEELQLLRYVDTTRVNGQNAGFYTADPPRNRLIPDAMTSPLPSLLTGMIKGEGDDLQAEITRAYRTEMQRPRQIDYLIEDSFLPGYCLTQSMFGLETDEAGLPASDHYGLLNSYAVSPDGCARPGTL
- a CDS encoding lipid-binding SYLF domain-containing protein, producing the protein MIVPRLAARAAVLRRLSRNIHNNRSRPILSAFFAAMMLMLSPTTGKAMDVSDAQEIVDNARLIVARMLAHPDMSWLRRNLQEAKAIFIAPAIVRIGYLAGVAKGEGILLVKDEQTGQWGDPAFFSLMGVSAGLQIGIARTEVVALIMGRPETDSFLRGRFVFGPGAALAIGPVGASAKAATTPTLRHGIVSFAKAGGAYAGVTLQGLIAMSDASANEAYYGSAMRSDDILAHPQTLHHWYSARIRNTLDRAGEDP
- a CDS encoding mechanosensitive ion channel family protein; this encodes MPSQLLTRRLAMMTGTMMVLLGVLWASPSSAKTNPSQPSLKELISKRTNESQSPGQALSDRVQPGLSDDRLGRQVPRSTVRRFLAATGGRNYALAAEYLDLSKPAAEEATTQGPKLARQFRIVLDRALWIDPDQLSDEPQGDQDDHLHPAYDRIGTISVGDRVFDIFLQRVTPDGGAPIWKFAGVTVAEIPELYREFGYGWLEGMLPTWLFDVSILGIHLWLWIMLGCLGLLLYPAAMLITWGMAVIIRRFHGEVGGEFERLFTGPVRLLIWAILIHWCTDLLGQSIALHVLREARIVLFIALAWLLARTVDLVAARGQAKPDGQGFGVGLLHFKPVVRVLKMLMLIIVSFLWLEYMGFSVATLELAGLTISGLAIALASQKTLENFLGAFTLMATQPVQVGDLCRFGTTVGTVEEIGLRATRIRTFERTVLKIANSEFLGMQVHNLSKRDRFWYHPRLRLRYETTPDQIRYLMVEVRRMLYGHPKVLADPLHVRFKGFAEHSLDLEIFAYVQAAGYAEFYDIASDLNLRVMELVAAAGTGFGVPTQIEYAFPGKPLDEQRVQAIETEVEEWKAQRALYLPDFPEETIAGLKGSLDYPPEGSPHYSRGKP